GGGGGCGCGGGAAGTTGGCAGCAGCGCGTTTGATGTGTTGGGCGTGCTCAGCGGCCTGTATCTGTTCTGGCTCGGCTGGCGCGCGATTCGCACTCAGCGCCGCAGCAGTGATGCGCCCGAGGGGGCGGCGCGGCATCCGTTCTGGCACGGCATTGTGTTCGGCCTGACCAATCCCAAGGCGTACCCGGTGGCGGTGGCGACATTCACGGCATTGCTCTCCAGCCGTGCCGAATTGCTGACGTGGTCGATGCTGCCGGCGCTGATTGTCCTTAGCTTTATCGGCGGCCTGCTGGCTTACGCGATCCTGATCGGCGTGGTCGGCGCCCAACGTGTGCGCACGCTGTATCAGCGTCACGAAATACTCATCACCAAACTGTGCGGCGTGATGTTTATCGGGTTTGCCATCAATGCTCTGGCGCATGCGTTGCCGGGCTTGTTTGCCAGCAAGCCTGCCTGAGTCGAGCAAGACCGTTCGTCGCACTGGAAAGTTTTTTCTAAACCTTTGCCCCGCGCAAAATTCGAATCCAGGACGGGGTGCAATTGCCTCGCACTCATTTTTGCCCTGGAGGAACCTATCATGAGCCGCATGGCTATCCGGTTACGCACCGCCAGTTTCGCGATGCTGCTGGGCCTCGGCGCCAGCAATGCTTTCGCCCAGTCGCCTGCCGAATTCATCGAGCAGGCTTCGGCCAAAGGCATGGCCGATATCGAAACCAGTCGCATGGCCCACGCCAAGACCTCGTCCCAGGAAATCAAGGATTACACCATTGAGGTGATCAACGAGCGCACCCTGGCCAACCAGCATCTGGCGGCTATCGCGAAAAAACTCGACTTGCCGGTGGCCCCGCGCGAGAAGATCGTCGACAAGGCCGAAACCCTGATGCCCGAACTCAAGGACGGTGACTCCTTCGACGCCGCCTATACCGCGCAGCAGGTCAAGGAAAGTGAAGACGCTATCGCCCTGTTCAAGCAGGAAGGGGCCGCATCGGACGTTCCAGAGATAAAAGCGCTGGTGGATGAAACGCTGCCCAAGCTGGAGGAGCGCCTGCAAAAAGCCCGCGCCCTGGCATCGACGTACGGCAAGGGGCACCAAGGCGACGGTTGAAGCTGTCACCTGACCTGAAAACGGCGGTTG
Above is a genomic segment from Pseudomonas sp. R5-89-07 containing:
- a CDS encoding LysE family translocator, with translation MTPSLLLAVLASGFIYGITPGPGVLAVFGIGAARGRRAGAGFLAGHLLGDVVWCSTALIAIVGAREVGSSAFDVLGVLSGLYLFWLGWRAIRTQRRSSDAPEGAARHPFWHGIVFGLTNPKAYPVAVATFTALLSSRAELLTWSMLPALIVLSFIGGLLAYAILIGVVGAQRVRTLYQRHEILITKLCGVMFIGFAINALAHALPGLFASKPA
- a CDS encoding DUF4142 domain-containing protein, with translation MSRMAIRLRTASFAMLLGLGASNAFAQSPAEFIEQASAKGMADIETSRMAHAKTSSQEIKDYTIEVINERTLANQHLAAIAKKLDLPVAPREKIVDKAETLMPELKDGDSFDAAYTAQQVKESEDAIALFKQEGAASDVPEIKALVDETLPKLEERLQKARALASTYGKGHQGDG